One Triticum dicoccoides isolate Atlit2015 ecotype Zavitan chromosome 4B, WEW_v2.0, whole genome shotgun sequence genomic window carries:
- the LOC119296306 gene encoding calcium-dependent protein kinase 8-like has protein sequence MGAWKSISKRMPVDVEDVCQEVEIMAPHLNVITLNGAHDDENVVHHVMELCKGGELLDRILLQGHYTEHVAAALTHTIVEVLQDLGCTLPTLHHVFAS, from the exons ATGGGTGCGTGGAAGTCCATCTCCAAGCGCATGCCTGTGGACGTGGAGGACGTGTGCCAGGAGGTGGAAATCATGGCGCCGCACCTAAACGTCATCACCCTCAACGGCGCCCACGATGACGAGAATGTCGTGCACCACGTCATGGAGCTCTGCAAGGGCGGCGAGCTTTTAGACAGGATCCTCTTGCAGGGCCACTACACCGAGCATGTCGCCGCCGCCCTCACCCACACCATCGTTGAGGTGCTCCAG GATCTGGGATGCACATTGCCAACGCTGCATCATGTGTTTGCGTCATAG